In Ananas comosus cultivar F153 unplaced genomic scaffold, ASM154086v1, whole genome shotgun sequence, a single genomic region encodes these proteins:
- the LOC109704137 gene encoding pentatricopeptide repeat-containing protein At4g21065-like — translation MAAAPLLLPLSPPPPPPPLLPSPPTSSAAAAALSPRSAAPSPRTATLSQRAAAQLHARGLRLGDPSLSARLIAHYAAASSTSAAAAAASLLPSVAPDHPLATFAFNSLIRALASSSSSDPRGPALALDLFLLMLRSHLRPNEFTFPFALKSAAALDLLPLGHQIHSSLLKSGLFPSNVFCASALLDLYVKLATLGDARLVFDRIPHRTDVTWNSMICAYAQNGFLEEALRLMDSMAESGLDVGVTSWNSIVAGCVQFGDVELALDVLGEMISVGGVGPNPATFNTLLSLIPFVPSLDRIKELHAFALRNVEVVGFDSVDIDRLWSSIASGYAFHGCMSYASRLYHIVSLKTSQLSKSMISGFLDSGQTHKAFDVFREMAFQCCREAQSLSPVSLTMILPACDSLSISGLEIHAYAYRGGMQSHTSVSNALMAMYARRGDRERAHKVFQESPEKDVVSWNTMISSCAMTNDFDSAFDLFQELLADCIRPDEYSYSSVLNGCGISAHLRQGMALHGQIVKSGLYHSYPVVQNALMDAYGKCGCTEYAQKVFDEVDAKDTISWNTIISSYGFNTRPHEAISLFHEMQELGFKPNRVTFIALLSACSHAGLIVKGLHYFNTMRSHHGVVPDVDHYACIVDSLGRAGQLDRAHQFIKDMPIEPDDCVWGAFLSSCRIHGNIELAEIAAKKLIELDPQHSGYWVLLSNVYADASRWSDVAHVRAAMKDTGVIKCPGFSWIEIGGSEVHRFLTADKFHARCDDIYLALDGLTEQLIDEGYVPLLKPRFVVFDQETEKEDVIVG, via the coding sequence ATGGCCGCGGCACCTCTCCTCCTtcccctttctcctcctcctcctcctcctccactccTTCCCTCTCcccccacctcctccgccgccgccgcggcgctctCTCCGCGCTCCGCCGCGCCATCGCCGCGCACCGCTACGCTCTCCCAGCGCGCCGCCGCGCAACTCCACGCGCGCGGCCTCCGTCTCGGCGACCCCTCCCTCTCTGCGCGCCTCATCGCCCACtacgccgccgcctcctccacctccgccgccgcggccgcggcgTCCCTCCTCCCCTCTGTCGCCCCCGACCACCCCCTCGCCACCTTCGCCTTCAACTCTCTCATCCGCGccctcgcctcctcctcctcctccgatccCCGCGGCCCCGCCCTCGCCCTCGACCTCTTCCTCCTCATGCTCCGCTCCCACCTTCGCCCCAACGAGTTCACCTTCCCCTTCGCCCTCAAATCCGCCGCGGCGCTCGACCTCCTCCCCCTGGGGCACCAAATCCACTCCTCGCTCCTCAAATCCGGCCTCTTCCCCTCCAACGTCTTCTGCGCCAGCGCCCTCCTCGACCTCTACGTGAAGCTCGCTACTTTGGGGGATGCCCGCTTGGTGTTCGATCGAATTCCCCACAGAACCGACGTGACATGGAACTCGATGATCTGCGCCTACGCGCAAAATGGGTTCTTGGAGGAGGCGCTGAGGTTGATGGATTCGATGGCAGAGTCCGGTTTGGATGTCGGAGTTACTAGCTGGAATTCGATTGTTGCGGGTTGCGTTCAATTCGGGGATGTCGAGCTCGCGCTGGATGTGCTCGGGGAGATGATTTCGGTTGGCGGGGTGGGACCCAACCCGGCTACGTTCAATACCCTGCTTTCTTTGATCCCCTTTGTCCCTTCCTTGGATCGAATTAAGGAGTTGCATGCCTTCGCTCTAAGGAATGTAGAAGTGGTAGGTTTCGATTCGGTAGATATTGATAGGTTGTGGTCATCGATTGCTTCTGGCTATGCCTTCCATGGATGCATGAGTTATGCGTCTCGATTGTATCATATAGTCTCGTTGAAGACATCCCAGTTGTCAAAATCGATGATCTCAGGGTTTCTTGATTCTGGGCAGACACACAAGGCGTTCGATGTGTTCCGTGAAATGGCATTTCAGTGCTGCCGTGAAGCGCAAAGTCTATCTCCAGTTTCACTCACCATGATCCTTCCGGCTTGTGATTCGTTATCTATAAGTGGTTTGGAGATCCATGCTTATGCTTACCGAGGAGGAATGCAATCCCATACGTCCGTGAGCAATGCTCTCATGGCCATGTACGCCAGGAGAGGCGACAGAGAACGGGCTCATAAGGTTTTTCAAGAGAGTCCGGAGAAGGACGTTGTGTCGTGGAATACAATGATTTCGAGCTGTGCTATGACTAATGATTTTGATAGTGCTTTCGATCTTTTTCAGGAATTGCTTGCGGACTGCATTAGGCCTGATGAGTACTCGTACAGTTCCGTGCTCAATGGATGTGGTATCTCAGCCCATCTCAGACAAGGAATGGCCTTACATGGCCAAATTGTAAAATCTGGCTTATATCATTCTTACCCAGTTGTCCAAAATGCTTTAATGGATGCTTATGGGAAATGTGGGTGTACCGAGTATGCTCAAAAGGTCTTTGATGAGGTAGATGCTAAAGATACTATTTCTTGGAACACTATAATCTCATCTTACGGTTTCAATACTCGCCCTCACGAGGCCATATCTCTTTTTCATGAAATGCAAGAGTTAGGTTTTAAACCCAACCGTGTCACCTTCATTGCACTCTTGTCAGCTTGTAGCCATGCTGGTTTGATTGTTAAGGGTTTGCATTACTTCAATACAATGAGGAGCCACCATGGTGTTGTTCCCGATGTGGATCACTATGCTTGTATAGTAGATAGTTTAGGAAGAGCAGGTCAGCTCGATCGAGCTCACCAATTTATCAAAGATATGCCTATAGAGCCCGATGATTGTGTATGGGGTGCTTTTCTTAGCAGCTGCAGGATCCATGGAAATATTGAGCTAGCAGAAATTGCCGCCAAGAAGCTTATTGAGTTGGATCCACAGCATTCAGGTTATTGGGTTTTGCTGTCGAACGTATACGCGGATGCTTCTAGGTGGAGTGATGTGGCACATGTGCGAGCAGCCATGAAGGACACTGGTGTCATAAAGTGCCCGGGTTTTAGTTGGATTGAAATCGGAGGCAGTGAGGTGCACAGGTTCCTTACTGCCGACAAGTTCCATGCAAGGTGCGATGATATTTATTTGGCTCTTGATGGTTTAACAGAGCAACTGATAGATGAGGGCTATGTGCCGCTTTTAAAACCCAGATTCGTTGTTTTTGACCAGGAAACTGAGAAAGAAGATGTCATAGTTGGCTGA
- the LOC109704135 gene encoding uncharacterized protein LOC109704135, with product MLDLFICHLNPSAMRRLAQKLEEIGTDSELRRYLERILRIRSTGWTQGIFANFAAESMVPKGPEWGGGNWEIKTPTNMKSIPQWELAGEVMPYMKTSEGGIPAIVADHIGVYLGSIKGRGNVVEVSEKSLVQAFTRESNENKSAASTELALVQNKKGIGGDSVGDTLARQLGVAAASRDEQAKAEEEFKKSLYGVVDGGSSDEDETMSKTKKIHIRIRDKPISGSTIDVNKLKEATKQFSLGPPLRTKSLQGPSQDFPPISMQPSSAPTATMPSTAPDMFGTDSLTAEGPAQPNSMVTGMGVSAGPIPEDFFRNTISSLQVAASLPPPGVYLSRINQGAQVADGNRAATSQNVNQNVMTNIGLPDGGVPPQVAQPPQFSQQPNVPFESIGLPDGGVPPQQATVSSQPVSVSSRIPISSQPIDLSSLETPGANAAKPPQQPTQPTAVRPGQVPRGASASVCFKTSLAHLEQNQLPDALSCLDEAFLALAKDQSRGDDIKAQATICAQYKIAVALLQEIARLQKVQGAAALSAKDEMARLSRHLASLPLQAKHRINCIRTAIKRNMEVQNYAYAKQMLDLLFSKAPPNKQDELRSLIDMCTERGLSNKSIDPFEDPSQFCAATLSRLSTIGHDVCDLCGAKFSALSTPGCIICGMGSIKRSDSAAGAPVPSPFG from the exons ATGCTCGATCTGTTTATATGCCATCTGAACCCTAGCGCCATGCGGCGTCTTGCACAGAAACTAGAAGAAATAGGTACCGACTCAGAACTAAGGCGATATTTGGAAAGAATTCTAAGAATCCGTTCCACTGGATGGACACAGGGTATCTTCGCAAACTTTGCCGCTGAGAGCATGGTACCTAAAGGTCCAGAGTGGGGCGGCGGGAACTGGGAAATCAAAACTCCAACAAATATGAAGAGTATACCTCAGTGGGAGTTAGCAGGGGAGGTCATGCCTTACATGAAGACAAGTGAAGGCGGAATCCCTGCCATTGTAGCGGATCATATTGGTGTTTACTTGGGTTCGATCAAGGGGAGGGGCAATGTTGTGGAAGTTAGTGAGAAGAGCTTGGTTCAAGCATTCACAAGAGAGAGCAACGAGAACAAGTCTGCAGCTTCTACTGAATTGGCTTTGGTGCAAAACAAGAAAGGTATCGGTGGCGATTCTGTAGGGGATACTCTCGCTAGGCAATTGGGAGTTGCTGCTGCTTCTAGAGATGAGCAGGCAAAGGCAGAGGAAGAGTTTAAGAAGTCTTTGTATGGTGTTGTGGATGGTGGAAGTAGCGATGAAGATGAGACAATgtcaaaaacaaagaaaatacaCATTAGAATTCGTGATAAGCCGATTTCTGGCTCTACTATAGATGTCAACAAGCTAAAAGAAGCCACAAAACAGTTCAGTCTGGGCCCTCCTTTGCGGACTAAGTCGTTGCAAGGCCCTTCACAGGATTTTCCTCCTATTTCTATGCAACCTTCATCTGCTCCTACTGCTACCATGCCAAGTACTGCCCCCGATATGTTTGGAACTGATTCTTTAACCGCAGAAGGCCCAGCTCAGCCCAATTCAATGGTTACAGGCATGGGAGTATCAGCTGGGCCGATCCCAGAGGACTTTTTCAGGAACACTATCTCATCGCTTCAGGTTGCGGCTTCGTTGCCCCCTCCAGGGGTTTACTTGTCGAGAATTAATCAAGGTGCTCAGGTCGCAGATGGAAATAGAGCAGCTACCAGTCAGAATGTGAATCAGAACGTGATGACTAACATTGGCCTTCCTGATGGTGGAGTCCCACCTCAAGTGGCACAACCACCGCAGTTTTCGCAGCAACCTAATGTTCCTTTTGAGTCAATTGGGCTACCTGATGGCGGAGTGCCGCCGCAGCAGGCCACTGTTTCTTCACAGCCTGTTTCTGTTTCTTCTCGGATTCCGATCTCTTCGCAGCCAATCGATCTCAGTTCTCTTGAAACTCCAGGGGCAAATGCTGCGAAACCTCCTCAACAGCCTACTCAACCAACTGCTGTGCGCCCTGGCCAG GTACCTCGCGGTGCTTCTGCTTCAGTGTGTTTCAAGACAAGCCTTGCTCATCTCGAGCAGAACCAACTTCCTGATGCATTATCTTGTTTGGATGAGGCGTTCTTGGCTCTTGCTAAAGATCAATCTCGTGGAGATGATATCAAAGCCCAAGCCACTATTTGTGCTCAATACAAGATTGCTGTTGCATTACTTCAG GAAATCGCTCGTCTCCAAAAGGTTCAAGGTGCGGCCGCCCTGAGCGCCAAGGACGAGATGGCTAGGCTCTCTCGCCACCTCGCCTCTTTGCCGCTCCAAGCAAAGCACCGCATTAACTGTATACGCACCGCCATCAAGCGGAACATGGAGGTGCAGAACTACGCGTACGCGAAGCAGATGCTCGACCTGCTCTTCTCTAAGGCGCCGCCAAACAAGCAGGATGAGCTTAGAAGTTTGATAGACATGTGCACCGAAAGGGGGTTATCAAACAAATCAATCGATCCATTCGAAGACCCCTCGCAATTCTGCGCTGCCACTCTCAGCCGCCTGTCGACAATCGGGCATGATGTTTGTGATCTATGTGGGGCGAAGTTCTCCGCACTCTCCACTCCGGGGTGCATTATCTGTGGTATGGGGAGCATTAAGAGGTCGGACTCTGCTGCGGGAGCTCCGGTGCCATCGCCATTTGGGTGA